The proteins below come from a single Halobacillus salinarum genomic window:
- the radA gene encoding DNA repair protein RadA, producing the protein MAKRKTKFVCQECGYETPKWMGKCPGCHQWNTLVEEMSAPAVSRHVFQTNSSTQAKPEKINSIQSQKEPRLPTDMPELNRVLGGGIVAGSLVLIGGDPGIGKSTLLLQVSAQIANKQLPVLYISGEESSRQTKLRAERLNITSEELYVLSETNLQDVITQIDSINPSFVVIDSIQTIFKEDVTSAPGSVSQVRECTSQLMRIAKSKGIPIFIVGHVTKEGSIAGPRLLEHMVDAVLYFEGERHHTFRILRSVKNRFGSTHEMGIFEMKEKGLEEVLNPSEIFLEERSQGAAGSIVVASMEGTRPVLVEIQALISPTAFGNPRRMATGLDHNRVPLLMAVLEKRAGLLLQNQDAYVKVAGGVKLDEPAVDLAVAISIASSFRDQASNPHDVVVGEVGLTGEVRRVARIEQRVQEAAKLGFKRVIIPNKNLDGWTPPSSIEVIGVNTVQEAMNLTLGDR; encoded by the coding sequence TTGGCAAAGAGAAAAACAAAATTTGTTTGCCAGGAATGTGGTTATGAAACACCTAAATGGATGGGGAAATGTCCTGGATGTCATCAATGGAATACGCTGGTCGAAGAAATGAGCGCACCGGCTGTATCCAGGCATGTGTTTCAAACAAATTCCTCAACTCAAGCAAAGCCGGAAAAAATTAATTCAATCCAATCGCAGAAAGAACCGCGTCTCCCGACAGATATGCCTGAATTAAACCGGGTACTCGGAGGCGGAATTGTGGCAGGCTCCTTAGTGTTAATAGGCGGGGACCCTGGTATTGGAAAGTCGACCTTACTCCTTCAGGTTTCCGCGCAAATTGCCAACAAACAATTGCCGGTGCTTTATATTTCCGGTGAGGAATCTTCAAGACAGACCAAGCTCCGAGCAGAGAGGCTCAACATTACCTCTGAAGAACTGTATGTATTATCAGAAACAAATTTACAAGATGTCATTACCCAGATCGATTCGATCAATCCAAGCTTTGTGGTGATTGATTCGATTCAAACGATTTTTAAAGAGGACGTCACCTCTGCACCTGGAAGTGTCTCCCAAGTAAGGGAATGTACAAGCCAGCTGATGAGAATCGCTAAGAGTAAAGGTATTCCGATTTTCATTGTGGGGCATGTTACAAAAGAAGGGTCCATTGCAGGACCGCGGCTGCTTGAACATATGGTCGATGCGGTACTTTATTTTGAAGGGGAGCGCCACCACACCTTCCGGATATTAAGAAGTGTGAAGAACCGTTTTGGCAGCACTCATGAGATGGGAATTTTTGAAATGAAGGAAAAAGGGCTGGAAGAAGTTCTCAATCCTTCAGAAATCTTTTTGGAAGAGCGTTCCCAAGGAGCAGCAGGTTCAATTGTTGTGGCTTCCATGGAAGGTACTCGACCAGTCCTGGTAGAAATACAGGCGCTTATTTCCCCGACGGCATTTGGGAATCCGCGACGAATGGCCACCGGTTTGGATCATAACCGGGTCCCGCTGTTAATGGCCGTTTTAGAAAAACGTGCGGGTTTGCTTTTGCAAAATCAAGACGCCTATGTGAAGGTTGCCGGCGGGGTGAAGCTTGACGAACCTGCCGTAGATCTTGCCGTGGCGATTAGTATCGCTTCCAGCTTCCGTGACCAGGCATCCAATCCACATGATGTCGTTGTAGGAGAAGTGGGATTGACAGGAGAGGTCAGAAGAGTCGCGAGAATTGAACAGCGTGTCCAGGAAGCAGCTAAACTTGGGTTCAAAAGGGTAATCATCCCCAATAAGAATTTAGACGGCTGGACCCCTCCTTCTTCCATCGAGGTCATAGGGGTTAACACCGTTCAGGAAGCCATGAACTTAACGTTGGGAGATAGGTAA
- a CDS encoding PIN/TRAM domain-containing protein, giving the protein MLKRIVQLFIVITGGTLGYLYIPELFDMMNLNWQGWIQSIVGAVIGALILYLLTFWLVDYIVDFLRWVEDTLVRAPVADLLFGSLGLIVGLTIAYLINNLLLDIQIQVVNQILPIFLTIILGYFGFQVGFKRKDEFLNLLTIARKDKKANEENVAEAKNMVDASLIPKEKILDTSVIIDGRIADICETHFLEGTVVIPQFVLEELQHIADSSDGLKRNRGRRGLDILNRLQKDLPVNVEIYEGDFEDVQEVDSKLVKLAKVMDGIVVTNDFNLNKVCEFQNVQVLNINDLANAVKPVVLPGEEMTIQVIKDGKEQNQGVAYLDDGTMIVVEEGKDYIGKTIEVIVTSVLQTSAGRMIFAKPKSLEKAL; this is encoded by the coding sequence GTGCTTAAACGAATTGTACAATTATTTATTGTTATAACTGGGGGAACACTTGGTTATCTTTATATCCCGGAATTATTTGATATGATGAACCTTAACTGGCAGGGTTGGATCCAATCAATAGTGGGAGCTGTAATTGGAGCACTTATTTTATATTTATTGACGTTCTGGCTGGTCGATTATATTGTGGATTTTCTGAGGTGGGTCGAAGATACACTTGTCCGGGCTCCGGTCGCTGATCTGTTGTTTGGAAGCCTTGGACTGATTGTCGGATTGACGATCGCGTATCTCATCAATAACCTGCTTTTGGATATTCAAATTCAAGTGGTAAACCAAATTCTCCCGATCTTTTTAACCATTATTTTAGGTTACTTTGGGTTTCAAGTAGGATTTAAACGAAAAGATGAGTTTTTGAATCTGCTTACCATTGCCAGAAAAGACAAAAAAGCAAATGAAGAAAATGTGGCAGAAGCAAAAAACATGGTAGATGCCTCTCTTATTCCAAAAGAAAAAATCTTGGATACAAGTGTCATTATTGATGGACGTATTGCAGATATTTGTGAAACTCATTTTCTTGAAGGAACCGTTGTTATTCCACAATTCGTACTGGAAGAGCTGCAGCATATCGCCGATTCTTCTGATGGATTGAAACGAAACCGGGGACGCAGAGGTCTCGATATTCTTAACCGTCTTCAAAAGGATCTGCCTGTAAATGTAGAGATTTACGAGGGGGATTTTGAAGATGTGCAGGAAGTAGACAGCAAACTCGTGAAGCTTGCCAAAGTGATGGATGGGATTGTTGTAACGAACGACTTTAACTTGAACAAAGTCTGTGAGTTTCAAAATGTACAAGTATTGAATATCAATGATCTGGCCAATGCGGTCAAGCCGGTCGTCCTTCCAGGGGAAGAAATGACGATCCAAGTGATTAAAGATGGAAAAGAGCAAAATCAGGGCGTCGCTTATTTAGATGACGGCACGATGATTGTCGTTGAGGAAGGAAAAGACTATATTGGAAAAACAATTGAAGTGATTGTGACCAGTGTTCTTCAAACCTCAGCCGGCCGTATGATCTTTGCCAAGCCAAAATCACTTGAAAAAGCATTGTAA
- the disA gene encoding DNA integrity scanning diadenylate cyclase DisA has product MEGHEMKENGIGEILKFVAPGTPIRDGIDNVLRANTGGLIVVGYGEGIREMVDGGFHIQSDFTPAHLYELAKMDGALILNDEGSKILYANAQLMPDPDILSSETGMRHRTAERVAKQTSHLVIAISQRRNVITLYKGHLRYSLKDIGVILTKANQAIQTLEKYKNVLDQSITNLGAMEFENMVSFAEVIQVVHRVEMVLRIKTEILNYVNELGNEGRLIQLQLTELVSDIEQEASLLLKDYSKRPDYEPYYILKKMQEISNTELLTDEQILKLLGYSQNTKMAEPVHPRGYRILSRIPRLPTLIIEHLIEQFGTLDDMIQASTKELVEVDGVGEIRAMKIRDGLERIQEQLFVDRHI; this is encoded by the coding sequence ATGGAAGGGCATGAAATGAAAGAGAACGGTATTGGCGAGATTTTAAAGTTTGTGGCTCCGGGCACTCCGATCAGGGATGGAATTGACAATGTCCTCAGGGCGAATACTGGAGGATTGATTGTAGTCGGTTATGGAGAGGGAATACGGGAGATGGTTGATGGTGGTTTTCATATTCAATCAGATTTCACACCGGCGCATTTATACGAACTCGCAAAAATGGATGGCGCGTTAATTCTTAACGATGAAGGCTCGAAAATTTTATATGCTAATGCTCAATTAATGCCTGACCCGGATATCTTATCATCAGAAACGGGGATGAGACACCGCACGGCTGAACGTGTGGCAAAGCAGACGAGCCACTTAGTCATTGCCATTTCACAGCGCAGAAATGTCATAACGCTTTATAAAGGCCATTTGCGTTACTCCCTGAAAGATATTGGTGTCATCCTGACTAAAGCGAACCAGGCGATCCAAACCTTAGAGAAATATAAAAACGTCCTTGATCAAAGCATCACTAATCTCGGGGCTATGGAATTTGAAAATATGGTTTCTTTTGCAGAAGTCATTCAAGTTGTCCACCGCGTCGAGATGGTTTTAAGAATAAAAACCGAAATTTTAAATTATGTAAACGAATTAGGGAATGAAGGACGCCTGATTCAGCTCCAGCTGACAGAACTGGTTTCTGATATTGAACAAGAAGCCTCGCTGTTATTAAAGGATTACAGCAAACGTCCGGATTATGAGCCCTATTATATTTTGAAAAAGATGCAGGAAATTTCAAACACAGAGCTGTTAACGGATGAACAGATTCTTAAACTGCTGGGCTACTCACAAAATACGAAAATGGCGGAACCGGTCCACCCGAGAGGGTATCGTATCCTCAGCCGGATCCCAAGACTGCCTACTTTAATTATCGAGCATTTGATTGAACAGTTCGGTACCCTGGATGATATGATCCAGGCTTCTACAAAAGAATTAGTCGAAGTGGACGGGGTGGGCGAAATAAGAGCAATGAAGATAAGAGATGGACTTGAAAGAATCCAGGAGCAGCTATTTGTAGATCGGCATATTTAG